Proteins co-encoded in one Chroicocephalus ridibundus chromosome 6, bChrRid1.1, whole genome shotgun sequence genomic window:
- the ZDHHC6 gene encoding palmitoyltransferase ZDHHC6: protein MGGLGRARRLCHWGPLVALAVVAVCSATAMADAALWYWPLDTAGGSVNFIMLLNWTVMILYNYFSAMFVGPGYVPLGWTPEKSQDCMYLQYCKVCQSYKAPRSHHCRKCNRCVMKMDHHCPWINNCCGYQNHASFTLFLLLAPLGCIHASFIFVMTMYTQLYNRISFGWSSVKIDMSAAKRDPRPIIPFGLSAFAASLFALGLALGTTIAVGMLFIIQMKVILTNKTSIESWIEEKAKDRIQYYQTGETFIFPYDTGSKWKNFKQVFTWSGIPEGDGLDWPVRNGCHQYSLTIEQLKQKADKRVRSVRYRAVEDYSGVCCPVTKGVKTFFTTPCTEEPRIALSKGDLILATRGLKHWMYGEKILDSAADGGIRERGWFPRKCVEKCQYDSETDQPVDGEKKNR, encoded by the exons ATgggtgggctgggccgggcgcggcggctgTGCCACTGGGGGCCGCTGGTGGCCCTGGCCGTGGTGGCCGTGTGCTCCGCTACCGCCATGGCGGACGCCGCGCTGTGGTACTGGCCCCTGGATACCGCCGGGGGAAGCGTCAACTTCATCATGCTCCTTAACTGGACCGTCATGATCCTCTACAACTACTTCAGCGCCATGTTTGTGGGCCCGGGGTACGTCCCGCTGGGGTGGACGCCG gaaaaatctcAGGATTGCATGTATCTCCAATACTGTAAAGTGTGTCAGTCTTACAAGGCACCACGTTCACACCACTGTCGAAAGTGTAACAG ATGTGTCATGAAAATGGATCACCATTGTCCTTGGATCAACAACTGTTGTGGATACCAGAATCATGCATCTTTCACTCTGTTTCTCCTCTTAGCTCCACTAGGATGCATTCACGCTTCTTTCATATTTGTTATGACTATGTACACTCAGCTTTACAACAGA ATATCTTTTGGGTGGAGTTCTGTAAAGATTGACATGAGTGCAGCCAAGAGGGACCCTCGACCCATTATTCCCTTTGGACTGTCTGCATTTGCTGCATCTTTATTTGCCTTAGGACTGGCATTAGGAACAACTATTGCTGTTGGTATGCTGTTCATTATCCAG ATGAAAGTCATTTTGACAAATAAAACTTCAATCGAGTCCTGGATTGAAGAAAAG GCCAAAGACAGAATCCAGTACTACCAAACGGGTGAgacctttatttttccttatgaCACGGGAAGTAAATGGAAAAACTTCAAGCAAGTGTTTACAtggtctgggattcctgagggagACGGCCTGGATTGGCCAGTAAGAAATGGCTGTCACCAGTACAGTTTGACG ATAGAGCAACTGAAACAGAAGGCAGACAAGCGAGTAAGAAGT GTGCGGTATCGAGCAGTAGAAGATTACAGCGGTGTCTGCTGCCCTGTGACTAAAGGTGTTAAAACATTCTTCACAACACCATGCACTGAAGAACCTAGAATTGCACTGAGTAAAGGGGATCTGATTTTAGCCACAAGAGGCTTAAA ACACTGGATGTATGGTGAGAAGATTCTCGACTCAGCTGCTGATG GTGGAATAAGAGAACGAGGCTGGTTCCCTAGGAAATGTGTGGAAAAATGCCAATATGACTCTGAAACGGATCAACCAGtggatggagagaagaaaaacagatag